In Micromonospora sp. WMMD980, the following are encoded in one genomic region:
- a CDS encoding FtsW/RodA/SpoVE family cell cycle protein, with protein MTAAAVPAASPASTGEQSGVRLARSRRNAELSLLLLAMVLVAAYSAMIEAKALDTITGDFWIPAAALGLVFLGLHLVIRWLAPFADPALLPAVALLNGIGVGFLRRFDLAQAAPAEREDLAIFAGTGGRQLAWTLASVVLAAALLAILRDHRTLSRYAYTLGLAGIVLVMIPAVLPGRFSEINGAKLWIIVPGLGQIQPGEFAKLALLTFFAYYLVRKREVLSLASRRVLGIDFPRGRDLGPVLVVWLISLMVLVFEKDLGTSLLYFGMFVVTLYIATERVSWLLIGLLLFFGGAYLAYVLGSTVGGPFANFYDRAQIWLDPFAEPYDRGYQLVQGLLTLGTGGLFGAGPGGGQPTLLPEVQTDFIFAGIGEEIGLFGLSALLVVYLLIVERGLRAALAVRDSFGKLLAGGLAFTLGLQVFVIVGGISKLIPLTGQTTPFLSAGGSSLMANWLLIAVLLRVSDGARRPVTGAGGSAARPAGGPPEQLHGAPTEVIRP; from the coding sequence GTGACCGCAGCCGCCGTACCGGCAGCCTCGCCCGCCTCGACGGGCGAGCAGTCCGGCGTACGCCTGGCCCGGTCCCGGCGTAACGCCGAGTTGTCCCTGCTCCTGCTGGCCATGGTGCTGGTGGCGGCCTATTCGGCGATGATCGAGGCGAAGGCGCTCGACACGATCACCGGGGATTTCTGGATCCCCGCCGCCGCGCTGGGGCTGGTCTTCCTCGGCCTGCACCTGGTGATCCGGTGGCTGGCGCCGTTCGCCGACCCCGCGCTGCTGCCGGCGGTGGCGCTGCTCAACGGCATCGGGGTCGGCTTCCTGCGGCGCTTCGACCTGGCCCAGGCCGCGCCGGCGGAGCGGGAGGATCTGGCCATCTTCGCCGGCACCGGTGGCCGCCAACTGGCCTGGACGCTCGCCTCGGTGGTGCTCGCCGCCGCGCTGCTGGCGATCCTGCGCGACCACCGCACGCTCTCCCGCTACGCCTACACGCTGGGGCTGGCCGGCATCGTGCTGGTGATGATCCCGGCGGTGCTGCCCGGCCGGTTCTCCGAGATCAACGGTGCCAAGCTGTGGATCATCGTGCCCGGGTTGGGGCAGATCCAGCCGGGTGAGTTCGCCAAGCTGGCCCTGCTCACGTTCTTCGCCTACTACCTGGTGCGCAAGCGTGAGGTGCTCTCGCTGGCCAGTCGGCGGGTGCTCGGCATCGACTTCCCGCGCGGGCGGGATCTCGGCCCGGTCCTGGTGGTCTGGCTGATCAGCCTCATGGTGCTGGTCTTCGAGAAGGACCTGGGCACGTCGCTGCTCTACTTCGGCATGTTCGTGGTGACGCTCTACATCGCCACCGAGCGGGTCAGTTGGCTGCTGATCGGTCTGCTCCTGTTCTTCGGCGGCGCCTACCTGGCCTATGTGCTCGGCAGCACGGTGGGCGGCCCGTTCGCCAACTTCTACGACCGGGCGCAGATCTGGCTCGACCCGTTCGCCGAGCCGTACGACCGGGGCTACCAACTCGTCCAGGGCCTGCTGACGCTGGGCACCGGCGGCCTCTTCGGGGCCGGGCCGGGCGGCGGTCAGCCGACGCTGCTGCCCGAGGTGCAGACCGACTTCATCTTCGCCGGCATCGGTGAGGAGATCGGCCTGTTCGGCCTCTCCGCGCTGCTGGTGGTCTATCTGCTGATCGTCGAGCGGGGCCTGCGCGCCGCGCTGGCGGTGCGGGACTCGTTCGGCAAGCTGCTCGCCGGCGGTCTGGCGTTCACGCTGGGCCTTCAGGTCTTCGTCATCGTCGGCGGCATCAGCAAGCTCATCCCGCTGACCGGCCAGACCACCCCGTTCCTCTCCGCCGGCGGCTCCTCGCTGATGGCGAACTGGCTGCTGATCGCGGTGCTGCTACGGGTCTCCGACGGCGCCCGCCGGCCGGTGACCGGCGCCGGCGGCTCGGCGGCCCGGCCCGCCGGCGGCCCGCCCGAGCAGTTGCACGGCGCCCCCACGGAGGTGATCCGGCCGTGA
- a CDS encoding PP2C family serine/threonine-protein phosphatase: MTLTLRYAAHSDRGLIRDGNQDSVYAGPRLLAVADGMGGMAAGDVASNIVIGAMAPLDEDVPGDALVDALRSAVGTANQQLRDTVDANPQLEGMGTTLTATLFSGSKLGMVHIGDSRAYLLRNGEFAQITKDDTYVQMLVDEGRISAEEASSHPQRSLLTRALDGRDVDPEYSVRQVLPGDRYLICSDGLSGVVSADTIGDTMREYPDPQQCVERLVQLALRGGGPDNITVIIADATDQDIVEASPIVGGAAARDRGMATSADDSTPAARASALSAPRPPAPEDPADNRDDEPEQRRRRPLRTVAMALALAVIVGGGLFGGWTYTQRQYYVGATDDGQLAVFRGVPGQIAGLDLSDVHERSGSRLDDLTLAAQERVKQGIQAKSEPDAERRLAELTSDDPANPNLKPLCPPSPTPGTPGPSPVATAGVLSPAATGTPVAPTRAAGTPTPVPTLTTTPDAVPSDTVPPADPAGCRSPE; encoded by the coding sequence ATGACTCTGACCCTGCGCTACGCGGCCCACAGCGACCGCGGTCTGATCCGAGACGGCAATCAGGATTCCGTCTACGCCGGACCGCGGCTGCTCGCCGTTGCCGACGGCATGGGCGGCATGGCCGCCGGTGACGTCGCCAGCAACATCGTCATCGGTGCCATGGCGCCGCTCGACGAGGACGTCCCCGGTGACGCCCTGGTCGACGCGCTCCGATCTGCCGTGGGCACCGCCAACCAGCAGCTCCGCGACACCGTGGATGCCAACCCGCAGCTGGAGGGGATGGGCACGACGCTCACCGCAACCCTCTTCTCCGGCAGCAAGCTCGGCATGGTCCACATCGGTGACTCCCGGGCCTACCTCCTGCGCAACGGCGAGTTCGCGCAGATCACCAAGGACGACACCTACGTCCAGATGCTCGTCGACGAGGGCCGGATCAGCGCGGAGGAGGCGAGCAGTCACCCCCAGCGCTCGCTGCTCACCCGCGCGCTCGACGGCCGCGACGTCGACCCGGAGTACAGCGTCCGCCAGGTGCTGCCCGGCGACCGCTACCTGATCTGCTCCGACGGCCTCTCCGGCGTGGTCAGCGCGGACACCATCGGCGACACGATGCGGGAATACCCCGACCCGCAGCAGTGCGTGGAGCGGCTGGTGCAGCTCGCGCTGCGCGGCGGCGGCCCGGACAACATCACCGTGATCATCGCCGACGCGACCGACCAGGACATCGTGGAGGCGTCCCCGATCGTCGGCGGCGCCGCCGCCCGCGACCGGGGCATGGCGACGTCGGCGGACGACTCCACCCCGGCGGCCCGCGCCTCGGCGCTGTCTGCCCCGCGTCCGCCCGCTCCCGAGGACCCGGCCGACAACCGTGACGACGAGCCGGAGCAGCGTCGGCGTCGGCCGCTACGGACAGTGGCGATGGCGCTCGCCCTGGCGGTGATCGTCGGTGGTGGCCTCTTCGGCGGCTGGACCTACACGCAGCGGCAGTACTACGTCGGCGCCACCGACGACGGTCAGCTCGCGGTCTTCCGCGGGGTGCCCGGCCAGATCGCCGGGCTCGACCTGTCGGACGTGCACGAGCGCAGCGGGTCCCGGCTCGACGACCTGACGCTGGCCGCCCAGGAGCGGGTGAAGCAGGGCATCCAGGCCAAGAGCGAACCGGATGCCGAGCGCCGGCTGGCGGAGCTGACCAGCGACGACCCGGCCAACCCGAACCTCAAGCCGCTCTGCCCGCCCAGCCCGACGCCCGGCACGCCCGGTCCCAGCCCGGTGGCGACCGCCGGCGTGCTGAGCCCGGCGGCCACCGGCACCCCCGTCGCGCCGACCCGCGCGGCGGGCACGCCGACGCCCGTGCCGACGTTGACCACCACGCCCGACGCCGTACCCTCCGACACCGTTCCGCCGGCCGATCCCGCCGGTTGCCGGTCGCCGGAGTGA
- a CDS encoding FHA domain-containing protein — protein sequence MPELVITVARFGFLILLWIFVFTVVGVIRRDLFAGARSGRLVAAPRGVGASTSQPSGKPAKVKRGRAAHQMVVTAGQLAGTRITLGEAQITIGRAEDSTLVITDDYASARHARLVPRDGQWYVEDLGSTNGTYLDRAKVTGPTPVPLGVPIRIGRTSLELRP from the coding sequence TTGCCGGAGCTCGTCATCACCGTCGCCCGGTTCGGTTTCCTCATCCTGCTGTGGATCTTCGTCTTCACGGTGGTCGGCGTGATCCGCCGGGACCTCTTCGCGGGGGCCCGGTCGGGTCGGCTGGTGGCCGCGCCACGGGGGGTGGGCGCGTCGACCAGCCAGCCGAGCGGCAAGCCGGCGAAGGTCAAGCGGGGTCGCGCCGCCCACCAGATGGTGGTCACCGCCGGTCAGTTGGCCGGCACGCGGATCACCCTCGGGGAGGCCCAGATCACCATCGGCCGGGCGGAGGACTCGACACTGGTGATCACCGACGACTACGCCTCGGCGCGACACGCCCGGCTGGTCCCGCGCGACGGGCAGTGGTACGTGGAGGACCTCGGATCGACTAACGGCACCTACCTCGATCGCGCTAAGGTCACCGGACCAACCCCCGTCCCCCTCGGCGTGCCGATCCGGATCGGCCGCACTTCCCTCGAATTACGGCCATGA
- a CDS encoding DUF3662 and FHA domain-containing protein: MASGPEEEPVSVLQRFEKRLEGLVEGAFAKVFKGVVHPVEILNAMQREAEAHKAILAGGRTLVPNRYVIDLSPYDHSRLAPYAAALAQELAQSQAEFIGEQAWTVYGDVIVEVERGEGLDTGMFRVTAEVYTGGDVAPVSAPGGYDQGGGYDAGPAYPGYDQGGGYGPPPGHGGGRNVRLVSGDGRTYPLQMGSTVIGRGDQANLRLPDVGISRRHARLDFDGGQVVLTDLGSTNGTMVNGQRVSAVALNPGDMIQLGTTTLTFRVDG, encoded by the coding sequence ATTGCCTCGGGACCCGAGGAGGAGCCGGTGAGCGTGCTGCAACGCTTCGAGAAGCGTCTGGAAGGCCTGGTCGAGGGGGCCTTCGCCAAGGTCTTCAAAGGGGTGGTCCACCCCGTGGAGATCCTCAACGCCATGCAGCGGGAGGCCGAGGCGCACAAGGCGATCCTGGCCGGTGGGCGCACGTTGGTGCCCAACCGCTACGTGATCGATCTCTCGCCCTACGACCACAGTCGCCTGGCGCCGTACGCCGCCGCGCTGGCCCAGGAGTTGGCCCAGTCGCAGGCGGAGTTCATCGGCGAGCAGGCCTGGACGGTCTACGGCGACGTGATCGTCGAGGTCGAGCGTGGTGAGGGGCTGGACACCGGCATGTTCCGGGTGACCGCCGAGGTCTACACCGGCGGCGACGTCGCGCCGGTCTCCGCGCCCGGCGGCTACGACCAGGGCGGCGGCTACGACGCCGGCCCGGCGTACCCGGGCTACGACCAGGGCGGCGGCTACGGCCCCCCGCCCGGCCACGGCGGCGGCCGCAACGTGCGGCTGGTCTCCGGCGACGGCCGCACCTACCCGTTGCAGATGGGCTCGACCGTGATCGGTCGCGGTGACCAGGCCAACCTGCGCCTGCCCGACGTCGGGATCTCCCGGCGGCACGCCCGGCTGGACTTCGACGGCGGCCAGGTCGTGCTGACCGACCTCGGGTCCACGAACGGCACGATGGTCAACGGCCAGCGGGTCTCGGCGGTGGCCCTCAACCCCGGCGACATGATCCAGCTCGGCACCACGACGCTGACCTTCCGCGTGGACGGCTGA
- a CDS encoding NAD-dependent epimerase/dehydratase family protein, translated as MVSLPPMDQEWRVSVALVTGSGGLIGSEAARHFAGLGLDVVGIDNDMRRYFFGEDGSTAWSLDRLAADLGPAYTHHAVDIRDRDGLEKVFTRYGRDIAVVIHSAAQPSHDWAAKEPYTDFDVNAGGTLNVLENTRRHAIDAPFIHCSTNKVYGDRPNTLPLIELETRYELPEDHHWYGGITEDMSIDESLHSIFGASKVAADVMVQEYGRYFDMKTACFRGGTLTGPAHSAAELHGFLAYLMRCVMEGRTYNLFGYKGKMVRDAIHSHDVLTAFEAFFREPRSAQVYNLGGGRHSNTSHIEAFRIAQEITGREARINYVEQARTGDHQWYVSSMARFEEHYPAWKITYDVPMILREIHEANADKWVPKA; from the coding sequence ATGGTTTCCCTGCCTCCCATGGACCAGGAGTGGCGTGTGAGTGTCGCGTTGGTGACCGGTTCCGGCGGTCTGATCGGCTCCGAGGCGGCCCGGCACTTCGCCGGCCTCGGTCTCGACGTGGTCGGCATCGACAACGACATGCGGCGGTACTTCTTCGGCGAGGACGGCTCGACCGCCTGGAGCCTCGACCGGCTCGCCGCCGACCTCGGGCCCGCCTACACCCACCACGCCGTGGACATCCGGGACCGGGACGGACTCGAGAAGGTGTTCACCCGCTACGGGCGGGATATCGCCGTGGTGATCCACAGCGCCGCCCAGCCGAGTCACGACTGGGCCGCCAAGGAGCCCTACACCGACTTCGACGTCAACGCGGGCGGCACGCTCAACGTGCTGGAGAACACCAGGCGACACGCGATCGACGCGCCGTTCATCCACTGTTCCACCAACAAGGTCTACGGCGACCGGCCGAACACGCTGCCGCTGATCGAGCTGGAGACCCGCTACGAGCTGCCCGAGGACCACCACTGGTACGGCGGCATCACCGAGGACATGTCGATCGACGAGTCGCTGCACTCGATCTTCGGCGCCTCGAAGGTCGCCGCCGACGTGATGGTCCAGGAGTACGGCCGCTACTTCGACATGAAGACCGCCTGTTTCCGCGGCGGCACACTCACCGGCCCGGCGCACTCGGCGGCCGAGCTGCACGGCTTCCTGGCGTACCTGATGCGGTGCGTGATGGAGGGCCGGACGTACAACCTCTTCGGCTACAAGGGGAAGATGGTCCGCGACGCCATCCACTCCCACGACGTGCTCACCGCGTTCGAGGCGTTCTTCCGCGAGCCGCGTTCCGCCCAGGTCTACAACCTCGGCGGCGGCCGACACTCGAACACCTCGCACATCGAGGCGTTCCGGATCGCCCAGGAGATCACCGGCCGCGAGGCGCGGATCAACTACGTCGAGCAGGCCCGCACCGGCGACCACCAGTGGTACGTCAGCAGCATGGCCCGGTTCGAGGAGCACTACCCGGCCTGGAAGATCACCTACGACGTCCCGATGATCCTCCGCGAGATCCACGAGGCGAACGCCGACAAGTGGGTGCCGAAGGCATGA
- a CDS encoding WecB/TagA/CpsF family glycosyltransferase produces MTADTKRNVLGVGVDATDYARATEAVVDAARERRPLALTALAVHGVMTGVLDPAHNARLNSFDVVTPDGQPVRWALNLLHGANLTDRVYGPELTLRVLSRFADEGLPVYLYGSTEETLARLIPALERRFPALKIAGVEPSKFRAANPGEDAEIAERIRDSGARLVLVGLGCPRQEVFAHAMRPLLDMPLMAVGAAFDYHAGLLRNPPPWMQRAGLEWFWRLGLEPKRLWRRYVILNPAYLARLAAQKTGVWRATPPPPATERPATFDV; encoded by the coding sequence ATGACCGCCGACACCAAGCGCAACGTGCTCGGCGTCGGCGTCGACGCCACCGACTACGCCCGGGCCACCGAGGCGGTGGTCGACGCCGCCCGGGAGCGCCGGCCGCTGGCCCTGACCGCGCTGGCCGTGCACGGCGTCATGACGGGCGTGCTCGACCCGGCGCACAACGCCCGGCTCAACTCGTTCGACGTGGTCACCCCGGACGGGCAGCCGGTGCGCTGGGCGCTCAACCTGCTGCACGGCGCCAACCTCACCGACCGCGTCTACGGCCCGGAACTGACCCTTCGGGTGCTGTCCCGGTTCGCCGACGAAGGGCTTCCGGTCTATCTCTACGGCTCCACCGAGGAGACCCTGGCCCGGTTGATCCCGGCGCTGGAGCGCCGGTTCCCGGCGCTGAAGATCGCCGGGGTCGAACCGTCCAAGTTCCGGGCGGCGAACCCCGGTGAGGACGCCGAGATCGCCGAGCGGATCCGCGACAGCGGCGCCCGCCTCGTCCTGGTCGGGCTGGGTTGCCCCCGGCAGGAGGTCTTCGCCCACGCCATGCGGCCGCTGCTGGACATGCCGCTGATGGCGGTCGGCGCGGCGTTCGACTACCACGCCGGGCTGCTGCGAAACCCACCGCCGTGGATGCAGCGGGCCGGGCTGGAGTGGTTCTGGCGGCTCGGCCTGGAGCCGAAGCGGCTGTGGCGGCGCTACGTCATCCTCAACCCGGCCTACCTGGCCCGGCTCGCGGCGCAGAAGACCGGCGTGTGGCGGGCCACCCCGCCGCCACCGGCCACCGAGCGGCCCGCCACGTTCGACGTCTGA
- a CDS encoding DUF397 domain-containing protein has protein sequence MATKEFPVDLTQATWFKSSKSGPNCDNCVEVAYVTGAVGVRDSKDKAGPALVFAPGDWHAFVAGARGETFGRS, from the coding sequence ATGGCGACCAAGGAGTTCCCCGTGGACCTGACGCAGGCGACGTGGTTCAAGAGCTCGAAGAGCGGGCCGAACTGCGACAACTGCGTGGAGGTCGCTTACGTGACCGGGGCGGTCGGCGTCCGGGACTCGAAGGACAAGGCCGGTCCGGCTTTGGTCTTCGCCCCGGGTGACTGGCACGCCTTCGTCGCCGGCGCCAGGGGCGAGACCTTCGGTCGGAGCTGA
- a CDS encoding helix-turn-helix transcriptional regulator — protein sequence MSERRSPTIRRRRLGAELRRQREAAGITIEAVAEQLECSASKVSRIETGHTTATPRDVRDMLRIYGVVGAESDELVQIAREARQKGWWHPYSTVLVGAYVGLEAAASQIRAYEQQVVPGLLETEEYAGAMIRAARPDFTAEQIDQRVRVRLGRQSLLTQDDPVDLWVVLDEAVLSRPVGGDAVMRGQLKRLVEVAELPNVTVQVLPFEVGAHAGMDGTFTILSFPEPSDPDVVYAENATGGLFLEKSDELQKYSFIFDHIRAAAIRPEESVAHIAKLAEEPLWKWRPRSSPWT from the coding sequence GTGAGCGAACGGCGCAGCCCGACCATCCGCCGGCGCCGCCTCGGGGCCGAACTCCGCCGCCAGCGGGAGGCCGCCGGCATCACCATAGAGGCGGTCGCCGAGCAACTGGAGTGCTCGGCGTCGAAGGTCTCCCGCATCGAGACCGGGCACACCACCGCGACGCCCCGCGACGTGCGGGACATGCTCCGCATCTACGGGGTGGTCGGCGCGGAGAGCGACGAGTTGGTGCAGATCGCCCGGGAGGCGCGGCAGAAGGGCTGGTGGCACCCCTACAGCACGGTGCTGGTCGGCGCGTACGTCGGCCTGGAGGCCGCGGCCAGCCAGATCCGGGCGTACGAACAGCAGGTCGTGCCCGGCCTGTTGGAGACCGAGGAGTACGCCGGTGCGATGATCCGCGCCGCCCGGCCGGACTTCACCGCCGAACAGATCGACCAACGGGTGCGTGTCCGACTGGGCCGTCAGTCGTTGTTGACGCAGGACGATCCGGTCGATCTGTGGGTGGTGCTCGATGAGGCGGTGCTGAGCCGGCCGGTTGGCGGCGACGCGGTGATGCGTGGCCAGCTCAAGCGGTTGGTGGAGGTGGCCGAACTGCCGAACGTGACGGTGCAGGTCCTGCCCTTCGAGGTGGGTGCGCACGCCGGCATGGACGGGACCTTCACGATCCTCAGCTTCCCCGAACCGAGTGATCCGGATGTCGTGTACGCGGAGAACGCCACGGGTGGGCTCTTCCTGGAGAAGAGCGACGAACTGCAGAAGTACAGCTTCATCTTCGATCACATTCGAGCAGCGGCCATACGACCGGAGGAGTCCGTCGCACACATCGCGAAACTGGCAGAGGAGCCGCTGTGGAAATGGCGACCAAGGAGTTCCCCGTGGACCTGA